A section of the Rummeliibacillus pycnus genome encodes:
- the ssuE gene encoding NADPH-dependent FMN reductase: protein MVKAVIINGGNDKKSRVNGVHDYVEAFFNANEVDVSSIYVHDLPAIDLITANYTSKDIIRTNEKVADASIVVVLTPIYKASYSGILKTYLDLLPQKGLENKTIIPIAVGGSIGHLLAVEYALKPVLSVLGATEIFNTVYVVDQQINRLENNRFELNREIVFRLKNELQKITTRNYSLSK from the coding sequence ATGGTGAAAGCTGTAATTATTAATGGGGGAAATGATAAAAAGTCACGTGTTAACGGGGTACATGATTATGTTGAAGCATTTTTTAATGCAAATGAAGTGGATGTTTCCTCAATTTATGTTCACGATTTACCAGCAATAGATTTAATCACAGCAAACTATACAAGTAAAGATATAATAAGAACAAATGAAAAAGTTGCAGATGCATCAATCGTTGTTGTCTTAACCCCAATTTATAAAGCCTCTTATTCAGGAATATTGAAAACTTATTTAGACTTACTACCTCAAAAAGGTTTAGAAAATAAGACAATTATTCCGATTGCAGTAGGTGGATCAATTGGACATTTATTAGCTGTTGAATATGCCTTGAAACCAGTATTATCCGTATTAGGTGCAACAGAAATATTCAATACTGTCTATGTAGTGGATCAACAAATTAATCGATTAGAGAATAATCGATTCGAATTGAATCGTGAAATTGTATTCAGGTTAAAAAATGAGCTACAAAAGATAACGACTAGAAATTATAGTTTATCAAAATAA
- the adhP gene encoding alcohol dehydrogenase AdhP: MKAAVVNAFLKELEIKEVSKPQLEDGEVLVKIEACGVCHTDLHAAHGDWPVKPKLPLIPGHEGVGVVVEVAQGVKSIKVGDRVGIPWLFSACGECEYCLTGQETLCPNQLNGGYSVDGGYAEYCKAPADYVAKIPDNVDPVEIAPILCAGVTTYKALKVSGAKPGEWVAIYGIGGLGHIALQYAKAMGLNVVAIDISDDKSKLAKELGADLVINGLKEDPVEVIQEQLGGVQAAISVAVTKKAFEQAYESVKRGGCLVVVGLPNEELPIPIFNTVLNGVTVKGSIVGTRKDMQEALDFAARGKVRAIIETAKLEDINEVFEKMEEGKINGRIVLTLNNEEL; this comes from the coding sequence GTGAAGGCAGCAGTTGTCAATGCGTTTTTAAAAGAGTTGGAGATTAAAGAGGTTTCAAAACCTCAATTAGAAGATGGTGAAGTGTTAGTAAAGATTGAGGCTTGTGGTGTCTGTCATACGGATTTACATGCAGCACATGGGGACTGGCCAGTAAAACCTAAATTGCCGTTAATCCCAGGTCATGAAGGCGTAGGGGTTGTTGTAGAAGTTGCACAAGGCGTGAAATCTATTAAAGTCGGTGATCGAGTAGGGATTCCATGGCTATTTTCTGCATGTGGTGAATGTGAGTATTGCTTAACCGGTCAAGAAACACTATGTCCAAATCAATTAAATGGTGGGTACTCTGTTGATGGTGGTTACGCAGAATATTGTAAAGCACCGGCAGATTATGTAGCGAAAATTCCAGATAATGTGGACCCAGTGGAAATTGCCCCAATTTTGTGTGCAGGTGTGACAACGTATAAAGCATTGAAAGTATCTGGTGCTAAACCTGGCGAGTGGGTAGCCATCTATGGTATTGGAGGACTTGGACATATTGCATTGCAATACGCAAAAGCAATGGGACTCAACGTTGTTGCGATTGATATTAGTGATGATAAGTCCAAACTTGCAAAAGAACTTGGTGCAGATCTTGTCATTAATGGATTGAAAGAAGATCCTGTGGAAGTAATTCAAGAACAATTAGGCGGTGTACAAGCTGCGATTAGTGTGGCTGTTACCAAAAAAGCATTTGAACAAGCCTATGAATCTGTAAAACGTGGTGGTTGCCTTGTCGTAGTAGGCTTACCGAATGAAGAATTACCGATTCCAATCTTCAATACAGTTCTGAATGGTGTGACAGTCAAAGGCTCCATTGTGGGTACGAGAAAAGATATGCAAGAGGCTCTTGATTTTGCCGCACGTGGAAAAGTACGTGCTATTATTGAAACTGCAAAACTAGAAGACATCAATGAGGTATTTGAAAAAATGGAAGAAGGCAAAATTAACGGCCGTATTGTATTAACACTTAATAACGAAGAGTTATAA
- a CDS encoding EAL-associated domain-containing protein has translation MDVLDLLDELDDIEILFEPIFSADEHVIVAYEVIGQIVKEDQYYNIVEFTYDETVPADIRAEVELIMIKKALTIAKDALQEADLYLPCNPNLLMLDFGDAYFEVLKDLVEESLLSHINLAFSMQQFNGEIDQLRHPILYIKTYGVKTVVANIGPDTKLDQILLLEPSVLKMDVSQLDYNAWGSQNYMFSTIQTLAIQMGATIMFDEIKTSYQLHYAWRNGARYFKGSYLEKPSNHLIERDILKNRFRSECQQFISTEKKILEVKYEEMNTLQKMITTTVKNTNPTSQNIDSLLELAEKLENYAFRLYICNDEGFQTSPNIVRLNSEWHIEEDAIGKNWSWRPYFLLNMIKLRKDLKGDLSSIYNDIQTAEPTRTYSMALNCQEFLFVDITYDYLTQHNIVN, from the coding sequence ATGGATGTTCTAGATTTACTCGATGAATTAGATGATATCGAAATATTATTTGAACCAATCTTTAGTGCAGATGAGCATGTGATTGTCGCATATGAGGTAATTGGTCAGATAGTGAAAGAAGATCAATATTATAATATTGTTGAATTTACATATGATGAAACTGTTCCAGCTGATATCCGTGCTGAAGTAGAGTTAATTATGATTAAAAAGGCTCTTACAATTGCAAAAGATGCTTTACAAGAAGCTGATCTCTATTTACCCTGCAATCCGAACTTATTAATGTTAGATTTTGGCGATGCCTATTTTGAAGTATTAAAAGATTTAGTGGAAGAAAGCTTGTTATCACATATTAATTTAGCTTTTTCTATGCAACAATTTAATGGAGAGATTGATCAACTACGACATCCAATTCTATATATAAAAACTTACGGAGTAAAAACAGTTGTAGCGAATATTGGACCAGATACGAAGCTGGATCAAATTTTGCTTTTAGAACCTTCCGTATTGAAAATGGATGTAAGTCAATTAGACTACAATGCATGGGGTTCTCAAAATTATATGTTTTCCACAATTCAGACACTTGCGATCCAAATGGGCGCAACCATTATGTTTGATGAAATAAAAACAAGTTATCAGTTACATTATGCATGGAGAAACGGGGCACGTTATTTTAAAGGTAGTTATTTAGAGAAACCTTCTAATCATTTGATTGAGCGTGATATTTTAAAAAACCGCTTCCGAAGTGAATGTCAGCAATTTATCTCGACGGAAAAAAAGATACTAGAAGTAAAGTATGAAGAAATGAATACACTCCAAAAGATGATTACGACAACCGTAAAAAATACAAATCCAACTAGCCAAAATATAGATAGTTTATTGGAACTAGCTGAAAAACTTGAAAACTATGCTTTTCGTTTATATATTTGTAACGATGAGGGTTTCCAAACTTCACCCAATATCGTGAGACTTAATAGTGAATGGCATATTGAAGAAGATGCTATCGGTAAAAACTGGAGTTGGCGTCCTTACTTCTTATTAAATATGATCAAACTAAGAAAAGACTTAAAAGGCGATTTATCTAGTATCTATAATGATATCCAAACTGCAGAACCTACTCGAACTTATTCAATGGCTCTTAATTGCCAAGAATTCCTGTTTGTCGACATTACGTATGACTATTTAACACAGCATAATATTGTGAATTAA
- a CDS encoding iron-containing alcohol dehydrogenase has product MIQTKTIFTVFSPGTIIYGRNSFEEVGEYAKKLGKKALIISDPIMESLGFVRQTISLLKEQGLEAVSYLDVKSEPVDTYVTEGLQKLQTEKCDVIISVGGGSCIDTAKAIAVVATNGGYIGEYMNMKKIAEIPPIPHIAIPTTAGTGSEATDATVITNTTNDVKMMIKQPAFLPNIAIVDPVLTLTSPPSITAATGIDALSHAIESYLSRLAHPYSNVLALSAIDLIVNNLLKVYENGDDLDAREAMSIGSLQAGVSFSNASVALVHGMSRPIGALFHVPHGISNAMLLPAVLEYSKEACVDRLADIGEFFDKDRKQLSPEELADLVIVSVKQMCKKMEIGNLKEWGIEKEAFYAAIPKMAVDALASGSPANNPKVPTQEELIELYKIVYEYDFTS; this is encoded by the coding sequence ATGATTCAAACAAAAACAATTTTCACAGTGTTTTCACCAGGAACCATCATTTACGGTAGGAACTCGTTTGAAGAAGTCGGAGAATACGCGAAAAAATTAGGAAAAAAAGCACTCATTATTAGTGATCCAATCATGGAAAGTTTAGGTTTTGTAAGACAAACTATTTCTTTGTTAAAAGAACAAGGATTGGAAGCAGTTTCGTATTTGGACGTAAAGTCGGAGCCAGTTGATACGTATGTTACTGAAGGACTTCAAAAACTACAAACTGAAAAGTGTGATGTCATTATTTCAGTTGGTGGAGGGAGTTGTATCGATACTGCAAAAGCAATTGCAGTTGTAGCAACGAATGGGGGATATATTGGCGAGTATATGAACATGAAAAAAATTGCTGAAATACCTCCAATTCCGCATATTGCCATCCCGACAACTGCAGGTACAGGCTCTGAGGCAACAGACGCAACCGTGATCACAAACACAACAAATGATGTCAAAATGATGATCAAGCAACCTGCATTTTTGCCAAACATAGCAATTGTTGATCCAGTTCTAACACTTACATCTCCACCATCTATCACCGCTGCTACTGGAATTGATGCGTTAAGTCATGCCATAGAAAGTTATTTATCCCGCTTAGCACATCCCTATTCGAATGTACTCGCACTCTCAGCGATTGACCTAATTGTTAATAATTTATTGAAGGTATATGAAAATGGGGATGATCTTGATGCACGTGAGGCGATGTCAATTGGTTCATTGCAAGCAGGGGTGTCATTCTCCAATGCATCGGTAGCCTTAGTTCATGGAATGTCCCGTCCAATTGGTGCACTCTTTCATGTGCCACATGGCATTTCCAATGCGATGCTACTACCTGCAGTTTTAGAGTATTCAAAAGAAGCATGTGTGGATCGATTAGCTGATATTGGAGAATTCTTCGATAAAGATAGAAAGCAATTATCACCAGAAGAGCTCGCGGATTTAGTGATTGTTTCAGTTAAGCAAATGTGCAAAAAAATGGAGATTGGAAACTTAAAAGAATGGGGTATTGAAAAAGAGGCCTTTTATGCAGCGATTCCTAAAATGGCTGTTGATGCATTAGCAAGTGGTAGCCCAGCCAATAATCCAAAAGTGCCAACACAGGAAGAACTAATAGAGCTTTATAAAATTGTATATGAG
- a CDS encoding AAA family ATPase — translation MYLKKVSYLPNQVPDSSIYPFDIPWLENFRFLDFSSNITFFVGENGTGKSTLLEAIADQCEFNTAGGGRNSYVEVDQAESALGEYIRLSWSPKVTKGFFLRAETFYHYASYIDALEDIPSKKYAAYGGKSLHHQSHGESFLSLFKNSFGGKAIYLLDEPEAALSPVRQLSLMKIIKDLEHTAQFIIATHSPILLGYPNATIYHFDNDEIETIRYEETIHYILTKRFLQAPEIVQNELFKEEDL, via the coding sequence ATGTATTTAAAAAAAGTATCTTATTTACCAAATCAGGTACCAGATTCCTCAATCTATCCATTTGATATTCCATGGTTAGAGAATTTCCGATTTCTTGATTTTTCATCAAATATAACGTTTTTTGTAGGTGAAAATGGTACAGGAAAGTCCACTCTTTTGGAAGCAATAGCTGATCAATGTGAATTTAACACAGCAGGTGGGGGGAGAAACAGTTATGTTGAAGTGGACCAAGCAGAATCAGCTTTAGGGGAGTATATTCGATTATCTTGGAGTCCAAAAGTAACAAAAGGATTTTTCCTTAGAGCTGAAACATTCTATCATTATGCAAGTTATATTGATGCATTAGAGGATATCCCAAGTAAAAAGTATGCTGCATATGGTGGAAAATCACTGCACCATCAATCTCATGGTGAGTCCTTTCTTTCACTATTTAAGAATTCCTTTGGTGGAAAAGCAATTTACTTGTTAGATGAGCCAGAAGCTGCTCTTTCACCAGTAAGACAATTAAGTCTGATGAAAATTATTAAAGATTTGGAGCACACTGCTCAATTCATTATTGCAACCCATTCACCCATCTTACTTGGGTATCCAAATGCTACCATCTATCATTTTGACAATGATGAAATCGAAACGATTCGTTATGAAGAAACTATTCACTATATTTTAACAAAACGATTTCTACAGGCTCCGGAAATTGTTCAAAATGAGTTATTCAAAGAGGAGGATTTGTGA
- a CDS encoding HIT family protein, translating into MIKITLSNGKIVEVKCLSCALTSGLIEPDGGVVVETEYFHAHQDVAYPIKGLIILASKRHIKCFDELTEAEQLDYISLLAKIRKAQRKVLGIEHVYYFYNEDTTHHFHTWMVPRYEWMYEFGRSIESVRPALLHSRNHMNSEEHMKELRLAIKELTRELNN; encoded by the coding sequence ATGATAAAAATTACATTATCAAACGGTAAAATTGTAGAAGTTAAATGTTTGAGTTGTGCTTTGACAAGTGGATTAATTGAACCTGATGGTGGAGTTGTAGTAGAAACAGAATACTTTCACGCTCATCAAGATGTGGCGTATCCAATTAAAGGATTAATCATTTTAGCATCCAAACGGCATATTAAGTGTTTCGATGAATTGACCGAAGCAGAGCAATTAGATTATATAAGTCTTTTAGCAAAAATAAGGAAGGCTCAAAGAAAAGTATTAGGTATTGAACATGTTTATTATTTTTATAATGAAGACACTACTCATCATTTCCATACTTGGATGGTTCCACGTTATGAATGGATGTACGAATTTGGTCGTTCTATTGAATCAGTGAGACCTGCCCTACTTCATTCGAGAAACCATATGAATAGTGAAGAACACATGAAAGAATTAAGATTAGCAATTAAAGAACTGACAAGAGAATTAAATAATTAA
- the cobT gene encoding nicotinate-nucleotide--dimethylbenzimidazole phosphoribosyltransferase has protein sequence MNLLQQTIEKITNLDQDMMTKARQRVDSLIKPPKSLGKLESIAVQLSGITGEMFSSIDKKAIIVMAADHGVYEEGVTSNPQIVTFAQTLNIAKGITGVGTIAKVSGAKIVTVDIGVKEEIPGDAGVIIRKIKKGTDNMAKGPAMTREEAIKALEVGIEIATAEIQNGVNLLGTGEMGISNTTPSTAILSVLANCDPKEITGRGAGLGQGGLAHKIDVIRNAIAINQPNPTDGIDILAKVGGLEIGGMAGVMLAAAANHVPVVVDGLISSVSALIAASIEPKVKDYLITSHATEEPGGIIASELLGKEPMLKMDMCLGEGSGAALAFPIIEAACSMMINMPTFEEVGMEI, from the coding sequence ATGAACTTATTACAACAAACAATTGAAAAGATTACAAACCTAGACCAAGATATGATGACAAAGGCAAGACAGCGAGTAGACAGCCTCATCAAACCACCAAAAAGTCTTGGGAAATTAGAAAGTATCGCCGTACAACTTTCAGGTATTACGGGAGAAATGTTCTCTTCAATCGATAAAAAAGCAATTATCGTAATGGCTGCAGACCATGGTGTCTATGAAGAAGGGGTTACAAGTAATCCTCAAATCGTAACTTTTGCCCAAACTTTAAATATTGCAAAAGGGATTACGGGTGTAGGGACGATTGCAAAAGTTTCTGGCGCTAAAATTGTCACAGTTGATATCGGTGTGAAAGAGGAAATTCCTGGTGATGCAGGGGTTATCATTCGTAAAATTAAAAAAGGGACTGACAACATGGCAAAAGGTCCTGCGATGACAAGAGAAGAGGCTATCAAAGCTTTAGAAGTAGGTATTGAAATTGCCACTGCAGAAATTCAAAATGGAGTGAATTTATTAGGTACAGGCGAAATGGGGATCAGTAATACAACTCCAAGTACAGCAATTCTCTCTGTTTTAGCGAATTGTGATCCAAAAGAAATTACGGGTAGAGGTGCAGGACTTGGACAAGGTGGATTAGCTCATAAGATCGATGTTATACGTAATGCTATTGCCATCAACCAACCAAATCCAACTGATGGCATTGATATTTTAGCGAAAGTTGGTGGCTTGGAAATTGGCGGTATGGCTGGTGTGATGTTGGCTGCTGCAGCCAATCATGTACCTGTTGTAGTAGATGGTTTAATTTCAAGTGTTTCTGCATTAATCGCAGCTTCCATTGAACCAAAAGTGAAGGACTACCTTATTACTTCTCATGCCACAGAGGAACCAGGTGGAATCATCGCAAGTGAACTTTTAGGCAAAGAACCCATGCTAAAAATGGACATGTGTCTAGGCGAAGGATCGGGTGCCGCTTTAGCCTTTCCAATCATTGAAGCAGCATGTAGTATGATGATCAATATGCCGACATTTGAAGAAGTCGGGATGGAAATTTAA
- a CDS encoding P-loop NTPase family protein: protein MMKSLGQKIRIIGPVGSGKTTLAKKIALRNQCAYFELDNIVWIRSDHGDIRRTENERDSLLQQITKNKKWVIEGAHDQQWTAPSLESADCIIYLEPPYFTRLYRVTKRFVKQLLKVEQANYKPTFQMLKKMFEWSNFHEQKGKYLIQEMLDTYQGKVILVQSKRDLNRLLDE from the coding sequence ATGATGAAATCTCTTGGTCAAAAAATCCGTATCATTGGTCCTGTGGGTAGTGGAAAAACCACGTTAGCAAAGAAAATTGCGTTACGTAACCAATGTGCGTATTTTGAATTAGATAATATCGTATGGATTCGTTCTGATCATGGTGATATTCGTCGCACTGAAAATGAGAGAGACTCACTTTTACAACAAATCACTAAAAATAAAAAATGGGTCATTGAAGGTGCACATGATCAGCAATGGACAGCACCAAGTTTAGAATCAGCAGACTGCATTATCTATTTAGAACCACCCTATTTCACTAGACTCTATAGAGTCACTAAACGATTTGTGAAACAGCTATTGAAAGTTGAACAAGCGAATTACAAACCTACATTTCAAATGTTAAAAAAGATGTTTGAGTGGAGTAACTTCCATGAACAAAAGGGTAAATATTTGATCCAAGAAATGTTGGATACATATCAAGGGAAAGTTATTTTGGTTCAATCAAAAAGGGATTTAAATAGGTTGTTAGATGAATAA